The following proteins come from a genomic window of Oncorhynchus masou masou isolate Uvic2021 chromosome 25, UVic_Omas_1.1, whole genome shotgun sequence:
- the LOC135514025 gene encoding chemerin-like receptor 1: MVPPINSSDYDDYNDSVVIPSQSPVIYEMYQMRTGLRLMYVSVYSANLLLGLLLNAAVIFMIVWKYRSKKKLSRRTLIIGLAATHLIFCLFTPLYLITAWNYFSWTFGKVVCKLGSFVMFMNMFSASVMITFWNVRWCVPRCFEHHMSSSMVLLSWFTGAILSTPSLLSREVQYTADGHVCLDNYDSTEQRQISKEGKERIMAVVSCRLIFGLLLPLGVTCVSRCCNNSRGNNQVKSLVIQPVTIAHFLCWAPVLCLSMLQIAMGIDNKWFRYVLPTATALSVLNSCIYPIICIWQGNKELKHNFRSQPEETPQTEDKGEEGHERTCLDREDNVLEQ, encoded by the coding sequence ATGGTTCCCCCAATCAACTCATCTGACTATGATGACTACAATGATTCAGTGGTGATACCATCTCAGTCCCCAGTCATCTATGAGATGTATCAGATGAGGACTGGCTTGAGATTAATGTATGTGTCGGTCTACTCAGCCAACCTTCTATTGGGTCTACTGCTCAACGCTGCCGTCATCTTCATGATTGTCTGGAAATACAGGTCCAAGAAGAAACTGAGTCGACGGACGTTGATCATTGGCTTGGCTGCCACCCACCTCATCTTCTGCCTCTTCACTCCACTTTACTTGATCACAGCCTGGAACTACTTCTCCTGGACATTTGGGAAGGTTGTCTGCAAGTTGGGGTCCTTCGTGATGTTTATGAACATGTTCTCTGCCTCAGTGATGATCACTTTCTGGAATGTGCGCTGGTGTGTCCCCAGATGTTTTGAACATCACATGTCCAGCAGCATGGTTCTGCTGTCCTGGTTCACTGGGGCCATACTAAGCACCCCCTCTTTACTGTCCAGGGAGGTTCAGTATACTGCCGATGGACACGTCTGCCTTGACAACTATGATTCTACTGAACAACGCCAGATCTCTAAAGAGGGTAAGGAGAGAATAATGGCTGTGGTGAGCTGTCGCTTAATTTTCGGGCTGCTGCTCCCTTTGGGTGTGACATGTGTCAGCCGTTGCTGCAATAACAGCAGGGGAAATAACCAAGTGAAGTCATTGGTTATTCAACCTGTGACTATTGCCCATTTCCTATGCTGGGCTCCTGTCCTCTGTCTATCTATGCTGCAAATCGCAATGGGGATAGACAACAAATGGTTCAGATACGTATTGCCCACAGCCACTGCCCTGTCAGTCTTAAACAGCTGCATCTATCCTATCATCTGCATCTGGCAAGGAAATAAAGAACTTAAGCATAACTTTCGCTCACAGCCTGAAGAGACCCCTCAGACAGAGGACAAAGGAGAGGAGGGCCATGAGAGGACTTGCCTGGATAGGGAGGACAATGTCCTTGAACAGTAA